One segment of Arcanobacterium phocae DNA contains the following:
- a CDS encoding DUF4191 domain-containing protein: MVKKRNDVKAKKPKKKRWYSYLAEAYKISRETYSWTPFAIFGPLFGGIAIGVILGLVTGSWIIWPLLFTLVSVTVTMLILVELVKRASYAKIDGIPGAAAAVMGQIKRGWIIKEEPVRFNAHTQDMLFRAIGRPGVVLVTDGDRSRTAKLAEEEKRWLNRVAPGVPIHVISVGHDEDQTPLLKLQRAMRKLPKALSNQEVQKVFQRIDMVKVNNMGIPKGIDPYKARPDRRGMRGR; this comes from the coding sequence ATGGTAAAAAAGCGCAACGACGTCAAAGCCAAGAAGCCAAAGAAGAAGCGCTGGTATTCGTATCTCGCTGAAGCGTACAAGATCTCTCGGGAAACGTACTCGTGGACTCCTTTTGCTATTTTTGGACCACTTTTCGGTGGCATTGCCATCGGCGTTATTCTAGGCTTGGTAACTGGTAGTTGGATTATCTGGCCACTACTATTCACCTTGGTTTCCGTCACGGTCACGATGCTCATTCTGGTTGAGCTGGTCAAGCGAGCTTCATACGCCAAGATCGACGGAATCCCAGGCGCTGCAGCTGCTGTCATGGGGCAGATCAAGAGGGGCTGGATTATCAAAGAAGAGCCGGTCCGCTTTAACGCGCACACGCAAGATATGCTATTCCGCGCGATTGGCCGTCCTGGCGTAGTTCTGGTAACCGATGGCGATCGTAGTCGAACCGCAAAACTTGCTGAAGAAGAGAAGCGTTGGCTTAACCGTGTGGCTCCAGGCGTACCAATACACGTTATTTCAGTAGGACATGACGAAGATCAAACCCCGTTGCTCAAACTACAGCGAGCAATGCGCAAATTGCCGAAGGCGCTGAGCAATCAGGAAGTACAGAAGGTTTTCCAGCGGATTGACATGGTTAAGGTTAACAACATGGGTATTCCTAAGGGAATCGATCCATATAAGGCGCGTCCAGATCGCCGTGGAATGCGTGGTCGGTAA